A genome region from Solirubrobacter pauli includes the following:
- a CDS encoding DUF2142 domain-containing protein encodes MAETVESTTRVAEVPVVGHRRRWAPPRPLAALLAACALLGVAWALLLPAWQAPDENSHYGYVQSLVDGPGLPGEPDHLMFSTEQLFSADAANANQTAAAPSTKPEWDPRAYDAWRAEWAKRPDAQRSDGGGPNPARSNPPLAYLVYAAPYAAFSGADPFDRLVAMRLVGVLWLLVAVLATWALAGEVFGRRPVLQLGAAAVPALAPMPMFVSASVTPDAMLFAAWSVAFWLGARVLVRGLTVSRGVAFMVAVGLACWIKATSYGLIPGALVAFGWALWRARRAAPVRLAVPGLAALAVSVGGWVVLARALARPASEQLTSVATASGLDPRELASYLWQFYLPRLWFMQDFFAKVPVTLPVYDTMLQGAWGRFGWLEIAFPEPVYWALTAVTIATVVLAGSALWRLRRGLDRAVLAFLAVVALTLLAGLHWQEYRLVLSGAGLFMQGRYLLPLVAIAGVVVAAALCVVPARRRATAVAVVLSGLFALQIFSLALIVERFYA; translated from the coding sequence ATGGCTGAGACCGTCGAGTCGACCACGCGCGTGGCCGAGGTGCCCGTTGTCGGGCACCGGCGCCGCTGGGCGCCGCCTCGTCCGCTGGCGGCGCTGCTGGCCGCGTGCGCACTGCTAGGCGTCGCGTGGGCGCTGCTCCTGCCCGCCTGGCAGGCGCCCGACGAGAACTCGCACTACGGCTACGTGCAGTCGCTCGTCGACGGGCCCGGGCTCCCGGGCGAACCCGATCACCTGATGTTCTCGACCGAGCAGCTGTTCTCGGCCGACGCCGCCAACGCCAACCAGACGGCCGCCGCGCCGTCGACCAAGCCCGAGTGGGATCCGCGCGCCTACGACGCTTGGCGCGCGGAGTGGGCCAAGCGTCCGGATGCGCAGCGCTCGGATGGCGGCGGACCGAACCCGGCTCGCTCGAACCCGCCGTTGGCGTACCTCGTCTACGCGGCGCCGTACGCCGCCTTCTCCGGCGCGGACCCGTTCGACCGTCTGGTGGCGATGCGGCTCGTCGGCGTGCTGTGGCTGCTCGTCGCGGTGCTCGCTACCTGGGCGCTCGCCGGCGAGGTCTTCGGCCGTCGGCCGGTGCTGCAGCTGGGCGCCGCCGCCGTGCCGGCGCTAGCCCCCATGCCGATGTTCGTCAGCGCCTCGGTCACGCCGGACGCGATGCTCTTCGCAGCCTGGTCGGTGGCCTTCTGGCTGGGAGCGCGGGTGCTCGTGCGCGGACTCACGGTCAGCCGAGGCGTGGCCTTCATGGTCGCTGTCGGCCTGGCGTGCTGGATCAAGGCGACGAGCTACGGACTGATCCCGGGCGCCCTGGTGGCGTTCGGCTGGGCGCTGTGGCGTGCGCGACGCGCCGCCCCCGTGCGGCTCGCCGTCCCGGGCCTGGCGGCGCTCGCGGTGAGCGTCGGTGGGTGGGTGGTGCTCGCACGAGCGCTGGCCCGCCCGGCCTCTGAGCAGCTGACCAGCGTCGCGACCGCGAGCGGCCTCGATCCACGCGAGCTCGCGTCCTACTTGTGGCAGTTCTACCTCCCGCGTCTGTGGTTCATGCAGGACTTCTTCGCCAAGGTGCCGGTCACGCTGCCGGTCTACGACACGATGCTGCAGGGCGCATGGGGCCGCTTCGGCTGGCTCGAGATCGCGTTCCCCGAGCCCGTGTACTGGGCGCTCACCGCGGTGACGATCGCGACCGTCGTGCTCGCCGGGAGCGCGCTCTGGCGGTTGCGGCGCGGCCTGGATCGCGCGGTGTTGGCGTTCCTGGCGGTCGTCGCCCTCACCCTGCTGGCGGGATTGCACTGGCAGGAGTACCGGCTCGTGCTCAGCGGAGCGGGCCTATTCATGCAGGGTCGTTACCTGCTGCCGCTGGTGGCGATCGCGGGTGTCGTCGTCGCTGCCGCCCTGTGCGTGGTGCCGGCACGCCGGCGCGCGACCGCCGTGGCCGTCGTGCTCAGCGGGCTGTTCGCACTGCAGATCTTCTCGCTCGCGCTGATCGTGGAGCGGTTTTATGCGTAG
- a CDS encoding glycosyltransferase family 2 protein: MAEPSLATIVVAYGSERELPQTLAALRAQLEPGDDLVVVDNASADASAEIARAAGARVIELERNVGFAGGCRAGAEATTAPLLFFCNPDCEVAPGTLSALRAAATLKPRWGAWQALVTLPGGREVNTSGGITHWLGMGWAGAYGASVDAVEPELHEVSFASGAALMVRREAWEEVDGFDAAYFMYCEDLDLSLRLRLAGWGVGIAPQARVEHAYDFDKGSYKWFLLERNRWWTVIGAYPGPLLLALLPALLGAELALLAVAARGGWLPEKLRAQAAVLRSLPWALRRRRRVQRTRRAGGEQALVGALSPALDSPFLGPVAELGPVRALQAGYWAFARRVVGGAHG, translated from the coding sequence GTGGCTGAACCGTCGCTGGCGACCATCGTTGTCGCCTACGGCTCCGAGCGTGAGCTCCCCCAGACCCTGGCCGCGTTGCGGGCGCAGCTCGAGCCGGGGGACGATCTCGTCGTGGTCGACAACGCGTCCGCCGACGCCAGCGCGGAGATCGCCCGCGCCGCCGGTGCGCGCGTGATCGAGCTGGAGCGCAACGTCGGCTTCGCGGGCGGGTGCCGCGCCGGAGCCGAAGCGACCACGGCGCCGCTGCTGTTCTTCTGCAATCCCGATTGCGAGGTCGCTCCGGGCACGCTCTCCGCCTTGCGCGCCGCGGCGACGTTGAAGCCGCGCTGGGGCGCTTGGCAGGCACTCGTGACCCTGCCCGGAGGTCGCGAGGTGAACACGTCCGGCGGGATCACCCACTGGCTCGGCATGGGCTGGGCGGGCGCCTACGGCGCCTCGGTCGACGCGGTGGAGCCAGAGCTGCACGAGGTGTCCTTCGCCTCCGGCGCGGCGCTCATGGTCCGTCGCGAGGCATGGGAAGAGGTCGACGGGTTCGACGCGGCCTACTTCATGTACTGCGAGGACCTGGATCTCTCGTTGCGCCTCCGGCTCGCGGGCTGGGGCGTCGGGATCGCGCCGCAGGCGCGCGTCGAGCACGCGTACGACTTCGACAAGGGCTCGTACAAGTGGTTCCTGCTCGAGCGCAACCGCTGGTGGACGGTCATCGGGGCGTATCCCGGGCCGTTGCTGCTCGCGCTCCTGCCGGCGCTGCTCGGCGCCGAGCTCGCGCTGCTGGCGGTGGCCGCACGGGGTGGCTGGCTGCCGGAGAAGCTCCGCGCGCAGGCGGCAGTGCTGCGCTCGCTGCCGTGGGCGCTGCGCCGCCGGCGCCGAGTCCAGCGCACGCGCCGCGCCGGAGGCGAGCAGGCGCTCGTCGGCGCGCTGAGCCCCGCGCTGGACTCGCCGTTCCTCGGGCCGGTCGCGGAGCTGGGACCGGTGCGCGCGCTCCAAGCCGGTTACTGGGCGTTCGCGCGCCGGGTCGTGGGGGGCGCGCATGGCTGA
- a CDS encoding DUF2304 domain-containing protein: MDNRIQIVAIIATAVGFAVVFELVRRRRLLERYALLWLLSAAVMLGLSIWRGALEEAAGLIGVAYPPSALFVIAFGFVLLMLLHYSLVISRIVDENKRLAQRLGLLQQKVDALVAEQRTEEPREVEALPGPRT, encoded by the coding sequence ATGGACAACCGGATCCAGATCGTCGCCATCATCGCCACCGCCGTGGGCTTCGCGGTGGTGTTCGAGCTGGTGCGCCGGCGCCGGTTGCTGGAGCGCTACGCCCTGCTGTGGCTCCTGTCCGCGGCGGTCATGCTCGGGCTCTCGATCTGGCGCGGCGCGCTGGAAGAGGCGGCGGGCCTGATCGGCGTCGCGTATCCGCCGTCTGCCCTGTTTGTCATCGCATTCGGTTTCGTGCTTCTCATGCTGCTGCACTACTCGCTCGTCATCTCGCGCATCGTCGACGAGAACAAGCGGCTCGCGCAGCGGCTCGGGCTGCTCCAGCAGAAGGTGGACGCGCTCGTCGCCGAGCAGCGCACCGAGGAGCCCCGCGAAGTCGAAGCGCTGCCCGGCCCCCGGACCTGA
- a CDS encoding glycosyltransferase family 2 protein produces MPRHLAIIPAYNERGAIGATVADVLEHAPDFDVLVIDDGSTDDTAVRARAAGAAVVQLPFNLGIGGAVQAGYQYALDNGYDIAVQVDGDGQHDARHINVLLEHLRANTNLGMVTGSRFMAESDEDGYRSSTSRRAGIRMFAWVLSRLVGRKVTDPTSGFRMVRGRGVELFARDYPHDYPEVEAVLLLHFHKLEGAEVPVRMRPRTTGVSSINASRSVYYMVKVLLAIFVGLLRARPVVEAGDPAAVTAQQTL; encoded by the coding sequence ATGCCCCGTCACCTCGCGATCATCCCCGCTTACAACGAGCGTGGCGCCATCGGCGCGACGGTTGCGGACGTGCTCGAGCACGCGCCGGACTTCGACGTGCTCGTGATCGACGACGGGTCGACGGACGACACGGCGGTCCGGGCCCGCGCGGCGGGCGCGGCGGTCGTCCAGCTGCCTTTCAACCTCGGCATCGGCGGCGCGGTCCAGGCCGGCTACCAGTACGCGTTGGACAACGGGTATGACATCGCGGTCCAGGTCGACGGCGACGGCCAGCACGACGCCCGCCACATCAACGTCCTGCTCGAGCACCTGCGGGCGAACACGAATCTCGGCATGGTCACGGGCTCGCGCTTCATGGCCGAGAGCGACGAGGACGGGTATCGCTCGTCGACGTCGCGCCGCGCGGGCATCCGCATGTTCGCCTGGGTGCTCTCGCGGCTTGTCGGCCGCAAGGTGACCGACCCGACGTCGGGCTTCCGGATGGTCCGCGGCCGCGGTGTGGAGCTGTTCGCTCGCGACTACCCGCACGACTATCCCGAGGTGGAAGCCGTGTTGCTGCTGCACTTCCACAAGCTCGAGGGCGCCGAGGTGCCGGTGCGCATGCGCCCCCGCACGACCGGCGTGTCCTCCATCAACGCCAGCCGCTCGGTCTACTACATGGTCAAGGTGCTGTTGGCCATCTTCGTCGGCCTCCTGCGGGCGCGCCCGGTCGTGGAGGCCGGCGACCCGGCGGCGGTCACCGCCCAGCAGACGCTCTGA
- a CDS encoding glycosyltransferase, with the protein MTFSVVVPVLNGARYLPELLEAVFAQGHDVEVLVVDSGSADGSVTIAAEAGAKVIEIPNAEFGHGRTRNLAAEHTTGELICFLTQDATPLPGWLDAYAAAFAADVRVGAAFGPHLPRPDTSVMIARELTDFFAGVRPGAHDADDPVFLSNVNACYRRACWEQVRFADVAYAEDQAFARAMGEHGWLRAYVPDAGVLHAHDFSPLGFARRYFDEYRGLRETAGHVEHIGVRSTVRDVRGLVRADHRWMVEQGWTPGRRAAATGRSALHHTTRKLAATLGSHAHKLPAGVERAISLERRATAPPAGPKPTVHRPATGPSPYQPVLDVLRDGPVRLAPPMSGMHAGNLHVAVVIPPFRRGSGGHSTIYNLMSRLEERGHTVSTWIHDPEGRMASEWPAVIRSNLREYFRPVDGPVYKGFDEWYGADVALATGWDTVYAVQRLPHCRARAYLVQDHEPEFFATSAQSVFAERTYAEDLYVIAASPWLLNLVTGRYGGRGRTFQLAAEPTIYHPRPVERRTDTVIFYARDVTPRRAVPLGLLALAELKRRHPEVRVVLFGNDQPIKAPFDYEDLGIATPEELSFAYSEARVGLSLSLTNYSLIPQEMLACGLPCVELAGRSIETVYGSDGPLELAAADPVELADAMERLLEDPVVWERRSQDGLAFVAGHNWEVAATEVQQGLRDALWEREIAQPEEALVPPLAAALPPAWEQSARAIPLERIGSHRVTNALFARLSAADVAAVRERLEPDLVEHWERVDDAERASLALILGTYYEVPSVLAKTGLRPEQPPEDVHAMARGPLAGGGAIYFADLLEDALVRVGGSLANVERGLDFGCSSGRVVRVLEAAYPQAEWHGVDPNEAAIGWALEHLPGIAFSVSPQDPPLAYPDAHFDLVFAISIWSHYAEGAALRWLEEMHRIIRPGGRLVFSTHGLHSVSYYAQTGERSPAQLAQIRRALYRRDHWFAAEFGEEGDWGVKHAEWGTAFFTPEWLSRVALPAWSLEDFAVGQNSDNQDVYVLRRR; encoded by the coding sequence ATGACGTTCTCCGTGGTAGTCCCGGTGCTGAACGGGGCGCGCTACCTGCCGGAGCTGCTGGAGGCGGTCTTCGCTCAGGGCCATGACGTCGAGGTGCTCGTCGTCGACTCCGGTTCGGCCGACGGCTCGGTGACGATCGCCGCCGAGGCCGGTGCGAAGGTGATCGAGATCCCGAACGCTGAGTTCGGGCACGGCCGCACCCGCAACCTCGCCGCCGAGCACACGACCGGCGAGCTGATCTGCTTCCTCACGCAGGACGCGACCCCGCTGCCGGGCTGGCTGGACGCCTACGCGGCCGCGTTCGCCGCCGACGTGCGGGTCGGCGCGGCGTTCGGGCCGCACCTGCCGCGTCCGGACACGTCGGTGATGATCGCGCGTGAGCTGACCGACTTCTTCGCCGGCGTCCGCCCCGGCGCGCACGACGCGGACGACCCGGTGTTCCTCTCCAACGTCAACGCCTGCTACCGCCGCGCGTGCTGGGAGCAGGTGCGCTTCGCGGACGTCGCCTACGCCGAGGACCAAGCCTTCGCGCGCGCGATGGGCGAGCACGGCTGGCTCCGCGCCTACGTGCCCGACGCGGGCGTCCTGCACGCGCACGACTTCTCGCCGCTCGGCTTCGCCCGCCGCTACTTCGACGAGTACCGCGGGCTGCGCGAGACGGCCGGCCATGTGGAGCACATCGGCGTCCGCTCGACGGTCCGCGACGTCCGCGGCCTCGTGCGCGCCGACCACCGCTGGATGGTCGAGCAGGGCTGGACGCCCGGCAGGCGCGCCGCCGCCACAGGCCGTTCCGCGTTGCACCACACGACGCGCAAGCTCGCTGCCACGCTCGGCTCCCACGCCCACAAGCTGCCGGCGGGCGTCGAGCGCGCGATTTCACTCGAGCGCCGCGCCACCGCCCCACCCGCGGGCCCGAAGCCGACGGTCCACCGCCCGGCGACCGGCCCCAGCCCGTACCAGCCGGTGCTCGACGTCCTGCGCGACGGGCCGGTCCGACTCGCGCCGCCCATGAGCGGCATGCACGCGGGCAACCTGCACGTGGCGGTCGTCATCCCGCCCTTTCGGCGTGGCAGCGGCGGGCACTCGACGATCTACAACCTCATGTCCCGGCTCGAGGAACGCGGCCACACCGTTTCGACGTGGATCCACGACCCCGAGGGCCGGATGGCGAGCGAGTGGCCGGCGGTCATCCGCAGCAACCTCCGCGAGTACTTCCGCCCGGTCGACGGCCCGGTCTACAAGGGCTTCGACGAGTGGTACGGCGCCGACGTGGCCCTCGCCACGGGGTGGGACACAGTCTATGCCGTCCAGCGTCTGCCGCACTGCCGGGCGCGCGCTTACCTCGTCCAAGACCATGAGCCCGAGTTCTTCGCGACCTCGGCGCAGTCGGTGTTCGCCGAGCGCACTTACGCCGAGGACTTGTACGTGATCGCCGCGAGCCCGTGGCTGTTGAACCTGGTCACGGGCCGCTACGGCGGCCGTGGCCGCACGTTCCAGCTGGCCGCGGAGCCGACGATCTACCATCCGCGCCCGGTCGAGCGCCGCACCGATACCGTGATCTTCTACGCCCGCGACGTCACGCCGCGCCGTGCGGTTCCGCTCGGGCTGCTCGCCCTTGCAGAGCTCAAGCGCCGCCACCCGGAGGTGCGTGTCGTGTTGTTCGGCAACGACCAGCCGATCAAAGCGCCGTTCGACTACGAGGACCTCGGGATCGCGACGCCGGAGGAGCTGTCCTTCGCGTACTCGGAGGCGCGGGTCGGGCTGTCGCTGTCGCTGACCAACTACTCGTTGATCCCGCAGGAGATGCTCGCCTGCGGCCTGCCGTGTGTGGAGCTCGCGGGCCGCAGCATCGAGACGGTGTACGGGTCCGACGGGCCGCTCGAGCTCGCGGCCGCCGACCCGGTCGAGCTCGCGGACGCGATGGAACGCCTCCTGGAGGACCCGGTCGTCTGGGAGCGGCGCTCGCAGGACGGGCTCGCATTCGTCGCGGGCCACAACTGGGAGGTCGCCGCCACCGAGGTCCAGCAAGGTCTGCGCGACGCGCTGTGGGAGCGCGAGATCGCACAGCCCGAGGAGGCGCTCGTGCCGCCGCTGGCGGCGGCACTGCCGCCCGCGTGGGAGCAGAGCGCCCGCGCGATCCCGCTCGAGCGGATCGGCTCACACCGGGTCACGAACGCGCTGTTCGCGCGGCTATCCGCGGCGGACGTCGCCGCCGTCCGCGAGCGGCTGGAGCCGGACCTGGTCGAGCACTGGGAGCGCGTCGACGACGCCGAGCGCGCCTCGCTGGCGCTGATCCTCGGCACCTACTACGAGGTTCCCTCCGTGCTGGCCAAGACCGGGCTGCGCCCGGAGCAGCCGCCGGAGGACGTGCACGCGATGGCGCGCGGCCCGTTGGCGGGTGGCGGCGCGATCTACTTCGCCGACCTGCTGGAAGACGCGCTGGTCCGCGTCGGCGGCTCGCTCGCGAACGTCGAGCGCGGTCTGGACTTCGGCTGCTCGTCCGGTCGCGTCGTCCGCGTGCTCGAGGCGGCGTACCCGCAGGCGGAGTGGCACGGCGTGGACCCGAACGAGGCGGCGATCGGCTGGGCGCTCGAGCACCTGCCGGGCATCGCCTTCAGCGTCTCGCCGCAGGACCCGCCGCTCGCCTACCCCGACGCGCACTTCGACCTCGTGTTTGCTATCTCGATCTGGTCGCACTACGCCGAGGGCGCGGCGCTCCGCTGGCTCGAGGAGATGCACCGGATTATCCGGCCCGGTGGCCGGCTCGTCTTCTCCACGCACGGCCTGCACTCGGTCTCCTACTACGCTCAGACCGGCGAGCGTTCACCCGCGCAGCTCGCGCAGATCCGCCGCGCGCTGTACCGGCGCGACCACTGGTTCGCGGCGGAGTTCGGCGAGGAGGGCGACTGGGGCGTCAAGCACGCGGAGTGGGGAACCGCCTTCTTCACGCCCGAGTGGCTGTCACGCGTGGCCCTGCCAGCGTGGTCGCTGGAGGACTTCGCGGTGGGCCAGAACAGTGACAACCAGGACGTCTACGTGCTCCGGAGGCGCTGA
- a CDS encoding ABC transporter permease yields the protein MSTVSTRHRPLVLGRDARRFWQLTLTLATTDFKLRFYGSVLGYAWTLVRPFAFFGVIWLVFAEIVGAGEGVKNYPAYILMALVLFQFFGGVVAASLTCLVDRQSLLRKIRFPRLVIPLAVTLASLLDLVGTLAAVFVFLLLLGVYPDWGWLELVPILGLLMLFSTGLGLLLSVLFVRFRDMKPIWDVGSQMLFYASPILYVATAVPDNYERWYLMNPLSTIFTQMRHAVVDSTAPSAADLMGGAVYLLIPLAIIVGTAVLGAWAFVREAPRVAENL from the coding sequence ATGAGCACCGTTTCCACCCGTCATCGCCCGCTGGTTCTCGGGCGCGACGCTCGCCGCTTCTGGCAGCTCACGCTGACGCTTGCCACGACCGACTTCAAGCTGCGCTTCTACGGCTCGGTGCTCGGCTACGCGTGGACGCTGGTGCGCCCGTTCGCGTTCTTCGGCGTGATCTGGCTCGTGTTCGCCGAGATCGTCGGCGCGGGCGAGGGCGTCAAGAACTATCCCGCGTACATCCTCATGGCGCTCGTGCTGTTCCAGTTCTTCGGGGGCGTCGTCGCCGCGAGCCTCACGTGCCTCGTGGACCGCCAGAGCCTCCTGCGCAAGATCCGTTTCCCACGCTTGGTTATCCCGCTAGCGGTCACCCTGGCGAGCCTGCTGGACCTCGTCGGCACGCTCGCGGCGGTGTTCGTGTTTCTCCTGCTGCTCGGCGTCTACCCCGACTGGGGCTGGCTGGAGCTGGTGCCGATCCTCGGGCTCCTGATGCTGTTCTCCACCGGCCTGGGTCTGCTGCTGAGCGTGCTGTTCGTGCGCTTCCGCGACATGAAGCCGATCTGGGACGTGGGCAGCCAGATGCTCTTCTACGCATCGCCGATCCTCTACGTCGCGACCGCGGTGCCCGACAACTACGAGCGTTGGTACCTGATGAACCCGCTGTCCACGATCTTCACCCAGATGCGCCACGCAGTAGTCGACTCGACCGCGCCGAGCGCCGCCGACCTGATGGGTGGCGCCGTGTACCTGCTGATCCCGCTCGCGATCATCGTCGGCACCGCCGTGCTCGGCGCGTGGGCGTTCGTGCGCGAGGCGCCGCGCGTGGCCGAAAACCTATGA
- a CDS encoding ABC transporter ATP-binding protein, which yields MSTTLDNPPVEASATPAPAIVVEHLEKTFRLPHRKYSTLKERVLHPFSASTYDELRAVNDISFEVAQGEFFGIVGRNGSGKSTLLKCLAGIYNSDAGHVSLEGRLSPFIELGVGFNPDLTARDNVMLNAIMLGLTRKQARERFDKIIEFAELEEFIDLPLKNYSSGMTVRLAFAVTVEVDAEVLLIDEVLAVGDAAFQQKCFQQFEQLKREGRTIVLVTHDMTAVQRFCDRAMLIDRGNLLTIGGPHEIALAYNELNFGRLVEGQHNEEGRYGDHAAAEIKDAWFQDDSGERIKDLPLGAPCTMGMEVYFHQAIDEPVFGFHVRNEPRHTVFTTTTAWDPEPVGSFAAGESARVFVRFENWFAPQRYTISPSVSQPGTGDDLIDLREDLAAVVVHGARRTGGLVDVPHQLRVERG from the coding sequence TTGTCGACGACCCTGGACAATCCGCCTGTGGAGGCGTCGGCCACACCCGCACCCGCGATCGTGGTCGAGCATCTCGAGAAGACGTTCCGCCTTCCGCACCGGAAGTACTCGACGCTGAAGGAACGCGTGCTGCACCCGTTCAGCGCCAGCACGTACGACGAGCTGCGCGCCGTCAACGACATCTCCTTCGAGGTCGCCCAGGGCGAGTTCTTCGGCATCGTCGGCCGCAACGGCTCGGGCAAGAGCACGCTCTTGAAGTGCCTGGCCGGCATCTACAACAGCGACGCCGGCCATGTGTCGCTCGAGGGGCGGCTGTCGCCTTTCATCGAGCTGGGCGTCGGGTTCAACCCGGACCTGACGGCGCGCGACAACGTGATGCTCAACGCGATCATGCTCGGCCTCACGCGTAAGCAGGCGCGTGAGCGCTTCGACAAGATCATCGAGTTCGCCGAGCTGGAGGAGTTCATCGACCTCCCGCTCAAGAACTACTCGAGCGGCATGACGGTGCGGCTGGCGTTCGCGGTGACCGTCGAGGTCGACGCCGAGGTGCTGCTGATCGACGAGGTGCTCGCCGTTGGCGACGCCGCGTTTCAGCAGAAGTGCTTCCAGCAGTTCGAGCAGCTCAAGCGCGAGGGCCGGACGATCGTGCTCGTCACGCACGACATGACGGCCGTCCAGCGCTTCTGCGACCGCGCGATGCTGATCGACCGCGGCAACCTGCTGACCATCGGCGGCCCGCACGAGATCGCGCTCGCCTACAACGAGCTCAACTTCGGCCGACTCGTCGAGGGTCAGCACAACGAAGAGGGCCGCTACGGCGACCACGCGGCGGCCGAGATTAAGGACGCCTGGTTCCAGGACGACAGCGGCGAGCGCATCAAGGACCTTCCGCTCGGCGCGCCGTGCACGATGGGCATGGAGGTCTACTTCCATCAGGCGATCGACGAGCCCGTATTCGGCTTTCACGTCCGCAACGAGCCGCGGCACACGGTGTTCACGACGACCACCGCGTGGGATCCGGAACCAGTCGGGTCGTTCGCGGCGGGCGAGAGCGCGCGCGTCTTCGTGCGCTTCGAGAACTGGTTCGCGCCACAGCGCTACACGATCAGCCCGTCCGTGTCCCAGCCGGGCACGGGCGACGACCTGATCGACCTGCGCGAGGACCTCGCCGCCGTCGTCGTGCACGGCGCACGCCGCACCGGCGGTCTCGTGGACGTGCCGCACCAGTTGCGCGTGGAGCGGGGATGA
- a CDS encoding glycosyltransferase → MSFERGSVVICTRDAGSAPGGVPVVATIAHAGAADVVVLEPSATIADGAVEALAAARGDDGTVATVSAVTAAGEARLLDAPLRPRVLAPIAGCVLVTRAALDLCGPYDDGFAERASAAGLLHVLADDVIVQAAEPPAPKDEPEPAARARWRARQRASGPLTVTFDGRILRDSIAGTQVHTLELLAALHRTQALRLRVLLAESVTDTARAVLDTLDGLEYVNQADVLEVPESAVVHRPYQISSAPDLLTLRHVGERLVVTHQDLIGYHNPTYHLDREHFLAFRQLTRTALAAAHRVVAFSHHVGADLTAEDLVSEDRLRVVHIGVDHRLTELAARPRAPQSPPSAPYLLCLGTDLRHKNRPFAMHLLRELRALGWDGSLVLAGPPVAAGSSTEAEAAILAAHPDLATHVVDAGTPDEPEKAWLYAHAAGVVYPTTYEGFGLIPFEAAVHGVPCLFAPQASLVETLHGHDTLVPWDAQASAARVRPLLDAGPERQRLVDAVRAAAQRLTWDATAQALLPVYEESLALPADLGWSALQVEAERREWEHRYWTLFNGIGPTGLSLVSGEERLLPEEEQRALAALLQRPASRRPLLALLGAARKAAKR, encoded by the coding sequence ATGAGCTTCGAGCGCGGGTCGGTGGTCATCTGCACACGCGATGCGGGGAGCGCCCCTGGCGGTGTGCCCGTGGTCGCGACGATCGCCCACGCGGGAGCCGCGGACGTCGTAGTCCTGGAGCCCTCGGCGACGATCGCGGACGGCGCGGTCGAGGCGCTGGCCGCCGCCCGCGGCGACGACGGCACGGTCGCCACCGTGAGTGCGGTCACGGCGGCCGGCGAAGCGCGGCTGCTGGACGCGCCGCTGCGTCCACGCGTGCTCGCCCCGATCGCGGGCTGCGTGCTCGTCACGCGTGCAGCGCTGGACCTGTGCGGGCCGTACGACGACGGATTCGCCGAGCGCGCGAGCGCGGCCGGCCTGCTGCACGTGCTGGCCGACGACGTGATCGTCCAGGCGGCCGAGCCCCCGGCGCCAAAGGACGAGCCCGAGCCCGCCGCGCGGGCCCGCTGGCGCGCCCGCCAGCGCGCGTCCGGGCCGCTGACCGTCACGTTCGACGGCCGCATCCTGCGCGACTCGATCGCCGGCACGCAGGTCCACACGCTCGAACTGCTCGCGGCGCTGCACCGCACCCAGGCGCTGCGGCTGCGGGTGCTGCTCGCGGAGTCGGTCACGGACACCGCGCGGGCCGTGCTGGACACGCTCGACGGGCTCGAGTACGTCAACCAGGCCGATGTGCTCGAGGTGCCTGAGAGCGCGGTCGTGCACAGGCCCTACCAGATCTCGAGCGCGCCCGACCTGCTCACGCTGCGCCACGTGGGCGAGCGGCTCGTGGTGACCCACCAGGACCTGATCGGCTACCACAACCCGACCTATCACCTGGACCGTGAGCACTTCCTCGCCTTCCGGCAGCTCACGCGCACGGCGCTCGCGGCCGCGCACCGGGTCGTGGCCTTCTCCCACCACGTGGGCGCCGACCTCACCGCCGAGGACCTAGTGTCCGAGGACCGCCTGCGCGTCGTGCACATCGGCGTCGACCACCGGCTCACCGAGCTCGCGGCCAGGCCGCGGGCACCGCAGTCGCCCCCGTCCGCGCCGTACCTGCTGTGCCTCGGCACCGACCTGCGGCACAAGAACCGCCCGTTCGCGATGCACCTGCTGCGCGAGCTGCGCGCGCTCGGCTGGGACGGCAGCCTTGTCCTCGCCGGTCCGCCCGTCGCCGCCGGCTCTTCCACGGAGGCGGAGGCCGCGATCCTCGCCGCGCACCCCGACCTCGCAACGCACGTGGTCGACGCCGGCACGCCCGACGAGCCCGAGAAGGCGTGGCTGTACGCCCACGCCGCCGGCGTCGTCTACCCCACGACCTACGAGGGCTTCGGCCTGATCCCCTTCGAGGCCGCCGTCCACGGCGTGCCGTGCCTGTTCGCGCCCCAGGCGTCGCTCGTCGAGACGCTCCACGGCCACGACACGCTGGTGCCGTGGGACGCGCAGGCCAGCGCAGCCCGCGTCCGTCCGCTGCTCGACGCCGGCCCCGAGCGGCAGCGGCTCGTCGACGCCGTGCGGGCCGCCGCGCAGCGCCTCACGTGGGACGCGACCGCCCAGGCGCTGCTGCCCGTCTACGAGGAGAGCCTCGCGCTCCCGGCCGACCTCGGCTGGTCGGCGCTGCAGGTCGAAGCCGAGCGCCGCGAGTGGGAGCACCGGTACTGGACGCTGTTCAACGGCATCGGCCCGACCGGCCTCTCGCTCGTCAGCGGTGAGGAGCGGCTGTTGCCCGAGGAGGAGCAGCGGGCATTGGCCGCGCTGCTCCAGCGCCCGGCTTCCCGCCGCCCCCTCCTGGCGCTGCTGGGTGCCGCGCGCAAGGCCGCCAAGCGCTGA